From Felis catus isolate Fca126 chromosome B4, F.catus_Fca126_mat1.0, whole genome shotgun sequence:
ATTATTAAACTGATTCGCCAATTTAGACATACTTGCTGTTAGAAAGTGGTTGacaattggaatttaaataaatgtgttaatgTATGTCCATGATAAACACCACCCTCTGGACTGTAAGTGTTGGGCAGCCAGggtagcagagagcccaaggtcATGATCGCAAAAGCACTCGGTCCTGATTTTGCCACTTAGGAGCTcagtgacctcaggcaagttatttaatctctctatgGCAATTGTTTCATCCCTAAAATAGGACTATAACAGTGCTTTTATCATAGGGCTAATATTTATCAACTGTTTCAAACAAAgcgtattatttgttttttaaattaaaaaaaaagaaatttcaactaATAGAAAAGCTTCCGTGTTTTGCCATGAGTTTGTCACATACATGAAATTAGGTAGTCTTGCTCTCAATAGTTTTTCCTGAAGCTCTCTTTTCTTTGTACATtgtactctttttgttttttttggatcTAGATTTATAATTCTTACAGTTAACATTGATTTTCTTAGTGTTCCATTTCTTAGGATTCTTCGCTTgctttccccccgccccccatcaccCCGACAGTTGAAACTTACAAGGATGGAGACGGAATGGAGCCATCCTCCCATAGCCAGCTCTTTCCAGACGGATCCCATGATAAGCCcaaccagaagaaagaaaacttgggtAATGGCTGTGACTTGAGAAAATCCTGAGAGAGACAACGGGGAAAATATGATGGCAGAGCCACATTCTGGTTTGCAGACGTTAAGATATTCATTCCCATTCAAAATGCCCGAATTCCCACTGTGTGAGTCAGAAATTCCACGTATTTACTTTCCATCATATGAATAATGTCTATAACCAGGGAAAGAAATTCAGCCAGACCTTTTCCTCCAAGCTCTCTATCTTCACCAAGGTGGAATTCTGGTCCAGGCAGTTATTTCTACTGTTAACCCAGGTATTTTCCTCATTCGTTGCAAAATAATAGCAGCTGTTTTGGTACCATTGCCACATTTTAGGGCAAGGATTGCATTTGtggtctgaaaaagaaattacacCCATTAGCACAAATTAAATAATCCTGGCGTGACTGGGAAAGGATTTGGGAACTAAGTAATTGAACTTGACGATAGGGTCTGAGACCCAGCATTCTGAAAACATACCGCTTTAGGAGCCTGTGAAAATgaaatcacccccccccccccaccaggggcgcctgggtggcgcagtcggttaagcgtccgacttcagccaggtcacgatctcgcggtctgtgagttcgagccccgggtcaggctctgggctgatcgctcagagcctggagcctgtttccgattctgtgtctccctctctctctgcccctcccccgttcatgctctgtctctctctgtcccaaaaataaataaacgttgaaaaaaaattttttttttaaatgaaatcaccCCCCAATTATGGGCTGGGGCAACAGTGATCGAAATTCTCCTTCCAGGGCTCAGTCTTCTGGCCTCAGAGTTACCAGCTACACTTTTAACTTCTTATAACATCAGCATCACCTAAAAATGGTTCACACATTAAGAGGCTGAAGAATCGAGGTTGGGATCATTGCAAGatgctccccaaattcacctctgtgttttcagaaatgttaaataaattcctatcttcCCTTGTCCCCTGGAAATGTAGGGCGACATCATTAGGAGTCTTTGGATAACATAACTTTCTCATACTGCAAGGTGGCTCATGTGATCAGTGCCCACTGGGGCAACAGATTTGACCTGACGGTAGGTCCTGATTACCTGAAGTGCGAATGATCAGCTCTTGGCAGAGCTTGATGGCCATCTGTTCCTGCCGCTTCAATAGACTGGAGATCTGGGATTTGAGATGCTCCTCCCCGGTGGGAAAATTCCTGTAGTCGCTCAGCTGCTGGGAGAAGTTATCTTGCTGTTGGTGGATGGTTTTTTGCAGttgacttaatctctctgaatctGAGTTAATTTCATGAGATGTCTGCAAAACTCCAAGACATAATAGGATACATGTTCACATATCCTCTTATTCTCAGCCAGGGGTAATTCTTTTAACACAGCCATATTTCTTACATCATGTCGTATGTATTAGTGGCTCTCAATAATTGAAGCATCGTGGACGAAGCACACACGATTGCCTTGCTATTCCAAATTGTTTGGAGCTCATCCTTTATAATTGTATTGAGATTTTGCATCTGATTATACttgtattaaatgaatgaattaatgattaTATATCTTTGTTATTTCATCTAAGGCAATGCCATTTTGCCATTCGTCTAGtgtggtttttttcctatttggagTTGGTTCATGTAATTGGTGTTTTCATGGGAACAGAATCCTTTAAGGCAATAGGTATGGTGTGAAGACCACTTTTATCAGAATCatccatatatttgtttttttttaatgcagattttagaagcacctgggtagctcagtcagctgaggatttcagctcagatcatgatctcatggttcccgagatcgggccctgtgcagggctctgcagtgacagtgtggagcctgggaggctgcttgggattctctctctccctctatctctgcccctcccctactctctctcttaaaataagtaaataaacattttttttaatctttaacgtttatttttgagacagagagagacagagcatgaacaggggaggggcagagagagagggagacacagaatccgaaacaggctccaggctctgagctgtcagcacagagcacgacgtggggctcgaactcacggaccgtgagatcatgacctgagccgaagtcggacgcttaaccgaccaagccacccaggcgccccagtaaataaacatttttaatgcagATTTTAATGCCACACCAGACTATTTCTGGCCCTGGATCCATAAAAATCAGCCTCTTTAATTAGCACCTCAGGTGATTCATCGTCACAATAAATTTAAGAGTCACTgcccttcaggaaaaaaaaaaaaaacccttcaccCGTCTATAGTGAACCAATGAATATGCATCAGtgcatcttcatttttaaaatacacatcatTGTAGAAGATCAACTGCTAATCCCTAATGATTGGCTACTGAATAGTTGTGACTGCTGCTAGAACATCAtgtttctttctaaaagaaagaaggctaaaaagaaaaaaggctaaaGCCACATCATTAGCTCCTAGTTAAATGTTCAAACCAGTATGTCTAAATTCTAATTACCCATGAAAtctttcaaatgtaaaaatgaaagaacGTAGCATGGAAGGTGCTAGCATCCTccagaaaataaactttcttGCCTGCAAGTCCCCTGAAAGGGAATACTGCTCTGTCCATCATATACTTAACGACACCCTACAAAGTGTGTATTCTCAGGATGTTCTTCCACTTAATGTTAGTCCACAACTCCCTATCCTGTCCGACCCTGACGGTTCAAGGATGGGTCAGAACCAAGGGAAtactcttttttgggggggggctatTGTGATTGGGACTGGAACTTCCATTGTTACGCAGAGGTGGTTCAACTTTCTATATACAGGGTAAGGTCCCCCAGGTAACTtatcctctttgtttttatctctttttcatttctagcaGGCAGGCTGTTTCTACACTAGAAAGGTCTTGAGTGAGCAGATTAAGCCAGTCTTGTACTAAGTCTTTGGGGTGAATGAAACGGCACGCTTTTCCTTGAGTCCCCCTCTGTTGGCTCCCTGTTGGTCACCACTGGGATAATAGGTGGATGTGCCTCTATGCAGAAAAGAAGCTCCCCATTCCAAcgaataaagaggaaaaacaaaagccgTGTTCATAATCCAGTCTGGTTTATTAAGAGGAAATGGATAAAATCCAATTCCAAAATCCTCATAATCATAAAGTCTGTCCCTTGGTTGTTGAGCTTAGAGACTTGGAAGAATGAAAGAGATGTGATCATATAATATTGTCAAACCTGAGTCTGCATAGTTTACAAATGTGTTTCCTAATCACCTTTCTTGGGTTCGATGAAAATATACTTACGCATAATCCCCAAGGTCACCAGCCCAATCAGCAGCATCAGACAAAGAGTTAACAGACTCAGGGCAGCCTGGCGCCAGATGGGGGAGGGAGCTGGACACCCTGAAGAAAGCCAACAGAGAAATTGTAGTTGCAcatgagtttttatttctcccactTAGGAAGCTTCCCCAGCTTCCTAaaatctccctcttctttctctctttactttctcaaaaatacctAAAATGATGTGCGGTAAGATCTCTACCATCAGTGCTCCCCCACTTCTCTTCCCaccattctctttccctttaagAGTGTCTCCTAATTTTTAGGTTTGTGTTTTATATCATTGAACACCCTTCTTTAAGATTAccaaatgcaggggcgcctgggtggctcagtcggttaagcgtctgacttcggctgaggtcatgatctcaccgtccgtgagttcgagccccgcgtcgcgctctgtgctgacagcttagagcctggagcctgcttcagattctgtgtctccctctctctctgaccctcccctgttcatgctctgtctctctctgtctcaaaaataaataaacatttaaaaaaaaaaaaaaggttaccaATTGCATGTATGAGATGTGGTGAAAAATGcttctctgggggcgcctgggtggcgcagtcggttaagcgtccgacttcagccaggtcacgatctcgcggtccgtgagttccagccccgcgtcaggctctgggctgatggctcagagccggagcctgtttccgattctgtgtctccctctctctctaccccacccccgttcatgctttgtctgctctgtcccaaaaataaataaacgttgaaaaaaaaattaaaaaaaaataaataaaaaaaaatgcttctctgGATGATCTGGACAATAGGGGAGACTCCAAGTTTTTGAGGTCACAAAACCTCCCCAAGGCTAGGATTATTATGGATTTTACTTTTATCAATTACATTCTATTTAGCATCTGGTAGGTAATGAATGAATACTGAATGAAAGGCAAAATTAACATGTAGTCTAACCTATGATATTTCTTTATTCAGAATCTAATGGCACCTAGCCCAACATTTTCAGACAGATTAATGCAAATTTCCAGGTGCACTGTCACATACAGCACAACCACAACTCCTTTTCTCTCAAGGATTACAGCTAtaacttaaacaaacaaataaatgaaaatgtataacCAGTTTTATTAGAGCCCATGACAAACCTATTCCCGTCCTCTTTGCATATCGCCCTAATACCACGCACaggcacgcgtgcacacacacacacacacacacacacacacacactcacacacacacttaaaaacaaatccaaagaGGAGAAAGTAGTTCCTATATATCAGATGATTTGGGCGACAAGCTGAACTGTCAACggattattaaaaattaagaatatagtCTGATATACTAACCTGGATTCCTGACCACAGAGATTTATATTTCTTCCAACAAGGGATAAGGGAATGAGCTAAAGACTAGAACTGAGTTTGGACTCCACATACTAGTTGTAGGAACTTGGCTAAACCATTTAGTTTGTTTCAGCCTCAGCTTTGctaatattattccatttacttcacaattatattttgagaaaaatatgatataatgcatataaaatactaTACAGATACTGTTATTATTGATTCAACAGTACGAATTATACTGGGAATTTCCACCttctaaaaacagtttttttaaacttctaaaacaGAAATGATCTCCTGTCTATTTCTGACTCACTCATCTTCCCATTCCTCTCTTCAGTTATTTGtacctttaaaaaagagaaatttcctCCACTTTCTCTATTTTAGAAGTTTCCCATCTGACTTCTAAAAGAATATTTGCCTGGCATCTCTCACAAGGTGTCAATATCACGacttcacttttaaaaagaaatccattaaTCCCCAAATTCGATTTCTCTCGTATCCAATATGTTTCACTACGGCACAGAGCCTCAAGAAACATAGTGATACCACACGTTTAAAGAGATCTAGGAAGGTACATGTTTTCTCCCCCAAATTGGGAACATCCATTCCACTTAACGCATCCCACAACTTTGTCTCCGTTTCGGAGATTCTGCAGCACACTTCTCCTTAGCATCGACCTCAAAGCATTTAACACCTGTGCATCCCCCAAGGTCAACATCTTGCTGTCTCTGAACTCCTACCTCTTTTCCTTAGGTTATTTCTGTCCCGGTTATTTCTTGCTCCAACAGAATCCTGAAACGTGAGTGTCGCGTAAGTCACTTCGTCAGACATTGTAGAAGAAAGCGCTACTGTAAATTACTCAATGTTGCAATGTCTTCAGGCTCAGGAGCAGGGTGTTCTTCTCAAGGCTGGGAGCTTTTATAAACACACTCTACTGACCCAGGACACACCCCACCGCCCCTCTGGAAGGACAGAATGAcaatcagttttttgttttttgttttcgtttttgtttgtggtgtgtgtgtgtgtgtgtgtgtgtgtgtagaaagagaAGTCAAGTACCTTTCTCTTTAGAAACCAGAATAAAAAAGATCTCAATCCGTCTGTTCTTTCTGCACTGCTTCTTGTGAAGCAATAGGGGTACTTGGAGCAGAGCCCGGATGGCAGTTTCCTGGGGGAATTCCCATGATCCTCAGGTAGAGGATCTGAATGTTTCAGTAAAGGGTCCGACTGTCGTGTTTACATGTGTCAAAGACCAGCTAAGCCTGTATGAAGACATCGGATCTCGTTTATACTCACTCATATCAGATAGACCCGTGCAAGACAGAAAAAGCCGTGTAGGTAAAGACCAACCACATTTAGCTGCTGTTTTAagaaatacgtgtgtgtgtgtgtgtgtgtgtgtgtgtgtgtgacagagaaagacagattgtggagaggggagagtggcagTACTAGCAATGGaacataaagaagaaattgaTAGCTGTTAAAACTGCGTACCCATGGCAGGTCCCTCTGGCATGGCTAAATTCCAAACAGAATAATCCCTCTGGAAATAACAACTAATACTCAGGACaagatttaaaaagcaactaCCAGAAGTTCCGGGATAGTGAAAGAAAGCAGGCAGATTCTGGGGACAAAAGGGCTGGCTCATGGTGtggtgcttttggttttgtttttaatgtgttaatttAGTCGGTTTTTAACCTGCGGGCAGCCAACAGTCGTTGTTGTGGGGCAGCTAAAACTCCTAGAGAATAGACGCCATCTTTCAGGTCTGAAAATTTCGAAGACTGGAGTTTGGGGCAACTGGAAGAACAAACAGTGCTGGGTAGTCACGGGGACCACTGCAAACGGGGAATCTCTAGAGAATCTTTATGCCTTGAAGCCTCTTTGAGCTACAAGTTATATACATCTCATCTTAAAAATAACTTGATAAAATAACCAAgctctgtgttctctttcttagGACTCAAAATGCCCTGAAAAGGTGTTTCCAGTGAAACTGAAGTCAACCCACTGCACAAAGATTTCACTGTGATACTTTGTTTCAACAACATCCTATGAGCAAGAAAGTGgacgattttttttaattaatttacttattttgagattgagagtgggggaggggcggagagagagagaatcccaagcagactccgtgctgtcagcccagagaccaacatggggttccatctcaccaactgtgagatcatgacctgagccgaagtcaagaatcagacgcttaaccaaccgagccacccaggggccccaaagcaGACAATTGATATAGCAAGTGTTCTGGCTATTATCTGgaagaacatgagaaaaaaaaaaacagcacctCTCACCTACGGTTGGTCATTTAGTTCATCGGCATCAGACTCCAGGCACGGCATTTACTTCTAATCCCATCATTGCTTCTTATAAAAATTCactaatttatatttgaaaaaataattgttgTGGAGAACCTGTGGAAGGCAGAATGACAGCCCTCCCCCAAAGATGtgcaccttcccctccccagaaCCTCTGAATAGAGTAGTTTGCATGGCAACAGGGATCGCAGATGTGACCAAGGTGACAGAGTTTGAGATGAGGAAGTTAGCCTGCGTTATCTGCCGGGCCCAATTTAAGCTCACGAGCCCTTCAAAGTGGAGAACCTTTCCTAGAttcgggcagagagagacaacattGCTGgctgaaggtggaggaggagggccaggaaccaaggaagaggcaaaggaaagaaaacggGTGCTCCCACAGAGCActcagaaaggaacacagccccgCTGACAGCCTTGATTTACCCCCGTGAGATCCATGTCAGATTAATAACCCACCGACCTGAGAGACCTTAAAGTTGCGTTGTTGAAGCTGCTCTATTTGTAGAATTTGCTAAAGCAGCAAGAGGGAACTCACACAGgacccaaaaaaaatttttgggggggtCTATATATGAGCAAGGGAACTAAGAAATCTTTTCTAAAGTTTCCTTTGGGGTAAGAAGGAAAAGATTACATAACAGTACTGGTGGGGGGTGTTTTGgtgtaggtttttgttttcaaatggctGAAGGACTTGATCCAGAACCTTCAAGGTCCACCTCTGTGTGAAGATTATCTTCGTCAAAGTTCTCCAGAATAAACTGCCCGTATGTCATGGGTGTGAATGAATATCCAATAGGTTGCAGAAAGACAATGTGAAGATAATGATTCTTCGAAAACTTTTATGTCTGATCTCTAAACACACGAATGCACATGTATTTCTTGTTCCTGTtctttggtttgttgttgttgttttttcaaaatgatgCAATGCTcaatcaaaaaaaataattatctcgACGTTCTGAGTCATAATCAGTTAAACTCCCCTGTCAAAAATGTGGAAGTAAATAACAAATTTACGTTTCTGTTTACTATTCTATGTAACAGGCAAAGGCAGAGGCCATCGATACgaagaaaagttaaattaaacAGGTGATTACAAAAACGAAAACTCAggatgtttttctctctctcctttggtcTTTGTCTTTCACCACATTCTGCAAAGGCTGAGCATTCATTTTCATTGCCCTGATTCTTTCATACCCTCAAGTTCCCTAAGAAAGCATTTAACCTCTTACAGTATTATATGAAATTATACTTGGGTTTTAAAACCATGATGCGGAATCCCACTTGGTGGCTAATAATTTCTATAAGAAAAAtgatccagggcgcctgggtggcgcagtcagttaagcctccgacttcagccaggtcacgatctcccggtccgtgagttcgagccccgcgtcaagctctgggctgatggctcagagcctggagcctgtttccgatactgtgtctccctctctctctgcccctcccccgttcatgctcggtctctctctgtcccaaaaataaataaacgttgaaaaaaaaaattaaaaaaaaaaaaatgatccgtgtgcctgggtggctccgttggttaagcatctgatttggttttggctcggtcatgatctcacagttcttgagatccagccccctgtcaggctccctGGTGACAGCatgaaccctgcttgggattctctctttccctctctctctctctgcgcctccccctccccctgcctccattctctctctctttctcaaaataaataaataaacttaaaaaaaagaaaaagaaaaagggttgGTTACACGTCTTACACGTTTTCTGCTATTATGATGCTAAAAGGctttattatctattattacTTTATAATTGTATTAGTTTAGAAACCACTGTTTATGCTCATCTCCCTCAAAACTTCCAGCATCTCTCTAGCTCATTTTGACAGATTACGCTATGATATACCACACCTTACTATAGTCATACGCCAAATTTCTCCTCATTTCCTTACCATTTTTTCAATAGTCTTGAATCTCTTAAATCTCGACTCTTGTCATGATTAGCACTGATTCCAATATCTATGTAGATGACAATTCCAATATACTGGACTCTCAGTCCCTGGAATAACCTCGGTAATCGACTACACCACCTGGCATCCCCCCACTGTGATCATACTTGAAAACTATGCCCTCCAATATTGTATTTACTAGTCTCAcgtgactatttaaatttaaattaatgaaagcAAAAACTCAGGGGGGCagctcggtggctcagtcagtcgagcatctgacttcggctcggctcatgatctcatggtttgtgggttcgagccccacatcaggctttgcactgacagtgcagagcctgctgtggattaccttactccctctctctctctgcccttctcctgctctccctctcactctctgaaaaataaacatgaagaaaatattttttaatgaaaactcgTTTCCTCAGTCGTACTCCTTACACATCAGCAAATATACAACTTCCATTATGACAGAAAATCCTACTGGGCAGCACTAGGCTGGTCTTGACAATTTCATTGCCAATATAAGCAACTCCTCTAATTCTTCAGTTGTAGAAATTCTCTTCTCCAACCTCCACCTCTTATCCTTCCAGCCCTCTCTCTGTGGCAATTCTATAGCCTTCAGTGCTTTGATGCCCACGACGATATCAAGTTTGGTGACCATACCACCTCTTTTTTGTCATGAATCGCTCATgtctcttttcccattttctgaCTTGGGCCATTTGTGAGGGTCAATTATAATAATCATTTCCTTACGTACAACTACAAATTCATTGCTTACTCCTTCATTGATCACACACATCTGGAAGATGCAGCCTGGTCAAATTCAACTCTACCTACTCTCCCCCTTGCATACAAAGCTGACTGTGACCGTATCAACtgggtttattttatatttttaaattataacttcTCAGCGTGGTTGCTAACCAATCTATTCTGTGAATTTCCTAGAAGATTATTCCCAGTTCCTCATTTCTCAGTTCtcaaatttcttctctctttcttcaaacTCAATTGATGACCTACTTCTTTTTATCCtgagaaaatataaacatcaaaagTACATTTCCTCTGTTCCACTGACCAAATatactgaaagaagaaagaaagaaggaaagagaaagaaagaaagaaagaaagaaagaaagaaagaaagaaagaaagaaagaaaaaagaaagaaagaagaaagacagaagaaagagaaagagagagaaaggaaggaaggaaggaaggagggaaggaaggaaggaaggaaagaaggaaggaaagaaagtcgTATCTGTATGTCAAACCATGTCATTTTCAACCACTATCCATTTGTACAACCATTTGTACAAATTGTACAAACTCTTATCCATGGTCAATCTCCATCTATACATACTTGAATCCATTCCATCTTAGTATTCAACGATTTTTAACTTGTTTCATCTCTACTGGTTCACTCACCTTAATTTACACGTAGGATATACTAtcccccattttaaaaataagcaaaaaaggtTTCATTCACCCTtccacacacaaatatacacacaattACCCCCTTTCTCGAATTCTTTTAACAACAAAGGAGTTCAAAAAGCTCTGTATGCCTTCTATCTCTTCCTACTTTTCCCGAATCCACTTGAATCAGGCTTTTCCCCTCACTTTATCTGCAAAAGCATTCCTAAATCACCATCAACCTCCACATTAACCCATCTAGTGACTCTTTCCCCAGTTTCATTTTACTCGGCCTATCAGCAGTGTTTGATGTAATTGGTTGTTCCCTTTAACTTAAAGTTCTTCTCCAAAATACTccgttctaggggcgcctgggtggctcagtcggttaagcgtccaacttcaactcaggtcaccatctcgcagtccgtgagttcgagccccgcgtggggctctgggctgatggctcagagcctggagcctgcttccgattctgtgtctccctctctctctgaccctcccccgttcatgctctgtctctctctgtctcaaaaataaataaacgttaaaaaaaattcaaaatactctGTTCTACAGGACACcattatcttgtttttctttctacttcactACCTAACACTCCCTCTGATTTTCTGGTTCCTCCTTATCTGACTTCACAATACTGCTGTGGCCCAAAGTTCAGTTCCCGGCCCTCTGTCCTGTTTGTGCTCATCCGGAGATACTGACAGCCATACGTAGGTGATCTCCAAACCTATGTCTTCAGGCCAGGGTTTGATCACCAGGTCCGTACATCTGACTGACGACttggaatatttatttagatatgcTATAGGAGTTTCAAACTTAacacctcaaaaaaataaacagcgcTTTCCCAGCTGTGTCACTGTATGCTTCTCCATTTCAGTAAATGAAAACTTCACTTAGCCCAAAACTCAGAATCAGCTCTGACTTCTTGTGTTGCTGTCACATGAATTAAATCTCCCAGACTGTACTGTTCATTGTGGGAAATAAGGGGAGGCACGTATTAAATATGGAAGTATTGTTGATTTGggatacattaaaagaaatagagtTTACACAATCAGATACTCTAACTCCACTCTTCAATGATCATTCCATTCCCACATATCATGTGCCCATTTCAGAGAACACTTTTAAAGAGGGGTCTTAATTGGATAGTATTTAGAGAATGGGCAAAATGGAAATTCATTCAACACTATTTacaaaaagggaaggagaaaagtcaAGATTAAATCCTCAGGCATCAAAGAcctaaagataaaagcagagagaaaaagaaaatggccacAAGGAGGAGCTGGAGGATAAATACATgatagaatttattttgaaatgtatattcAACCAATCCGGATAATCAAATATCCTGATTCCAATAAAGGGCTATGCTGACAGATTGATTGCTTTAACTCTCAGAGCAGCATTTACTTGTCCAGTGAAATGGACACAAGGGCCTGTCCCAAGCTCCGCCCCTAAAGATCTATTACACTATTTTTTACATTGCACTTACGATCTGGAattatcttgctttttttctttcttttgcctctttgCTATTTGTGTTCATCGCCCTCCACTAGATTATAAGATCCATAAGAGCACAACTGTTGTATGTTTTGCTCACCACGTCATCCCGGAAAATAGAATACTATACACATACAGAGAtcgataaatatatatttaaataattgattAGTTACCCCTGCAAGATACGTTTAGTAGTGATTTTAATAGgataccttggggcgcctgggtggcgcagtcggttaagtgtccgacttcagccaggttacgatctcgcg
This genomic window contains:
- the CLEC12B gene encoding C-type lectin domain family 12 member B isoform X1; the protein is MSDEVTYATLTFQDSVGARNNRDRNNLRKRGCPAPSPIWRQAALSLLTLCLMLLIGLVTLGIMLLQTSHEINSDSERLSQLQKTIHQQQDNFSQQLSDYRNFPTGEEHLKSQISSLLKRQEQMAIKLCQELIIRTSDHKCNPCPKMWQWYQNSCYYFATNEENTWVNSRNNCLDQNSTLVKIESLEEKDFLKSQPLPKFSFFWLGLSWDPSGKSWLWEDGSIPSPSLFSPREYTQINGSRGCAYFQKGKIYLSRCSAEISWICEKTATLVKIEDLD
- the CLEC12B gene encoding C-type lectin domain family 12 member B isoform X2, which gives rise to MLLIGLVTLGIMLLQTSHEINSDSERLSQLQKTIHQQQDNFSQQLSDYRNFPTGEEHLKSQISSLLKRQEQMAIKLCQELIIRTSDHKCNPCPKMWQWYQNSCYYFATNEENTWVNSRNNCLDQNSTLVKIESLEEKDFLKSQPLPKFSFFWLGLSWDPSGKSWLWEDGSIPSPSLFSPREYTQINGSRGCAYFQKGKIYLSRCSAEISWICEKTATLVKIEDLD